The following are encoded together in the Vigna unguiculata cultivar IT97K-499-35 chromosome 2, ASM411807v1, whole genome shotgun sequence genome:
- the LOC114173201 gene encoding pyruvate kinase isozyme G, chloroplastic isoform X2: MENTVSVNYDDFVNDVEVGDVLLVDGGMMSLAVKSKTKDLVKCEVIDGGELKSRRHLNVRGKSATLPSITDKDWEDIKFGVDNQVDFYAVSFVKDARVVHELKEYLKSHNADIHVIVKIESADSIPNLHSILSASDGAMVARGDLGAELPIEEVPLLQEDIIRRCQSMQKPVIVATNMLESMINHPTPTRAEVSDIAIAVRQGADAIMLSGETAHGKFPLKAVKVMHTVALRNESSVQSGPACPSLSSHESHMGEMFAFHATTMSNTLNTPIIVFTRTGSMAILLSHYRPYSTIFAFTNETRIKQRLALYHGVVPIYMQFSNDAEETFSRALKLLLSKGHLHEGQHVTLVQSGAQPIWREESTHHIQVRKVHE, from the exons ATGGAAAACACAGTTAGCGTGAATTACGATGATTTTGTGAATGATGTGGAGGTAGGAGATGTGTTGCTGGTTGATG GAGGAATGATGTCTCTTGCTGTAAAATCAAAGACAAAAGACTTGGTTAAATGTGAGGTAATTGATGGTGGTGAACTGAAATCTAGGCGTCATTTAAATGTCCGTGGAAAAAGTGCTACACTTCCTTCCATAACTG ACAAGGACTGGGAAGATATCAAGTTTGGGGTGGACAATCAAGTAGACTTCTATGCTGTCTCATTTGTCAAGGATGCTAGAGTGGTGCACGAGTTAAAAGAGTATCtcaaaa GTCATAATGCTGATATACACGTGATTGTAAAAATTGAAAGTGCAGATTCCATACCAAATCTTCATTCCATACTTTCTGCTTCAGATGGG GCCATGGTTGCTCGTGGGGATCTTGGAGCTGAACTTCCAATAGAGGAAGTTCCTTTATTGCAG GAGGACATCATAAGGAGATGTCAAAGCATGCAAAAGCCGGTTATTGTGGCAACAAATATGCTTGAAAGCATGATTAATCATCCCACGCCCACAAGGGCAGAAGTCTCGGACATTGCAATTGCAGTAAGACAAGGTGCTGATGCTATCATGCTTTCAGGAGAAACTGCACATGGAAA ATTTCCATTGAAAGCTGTTAAAGTTATGCACACGGTGGCTCTTAGGAATGAATCCAGTGTTCAAAGTGGTCCTGCTTGTCCAAGTCTGAGTTCTCATGAA AGCCACATGGGAGAAATGTTTGCTTTCCATGCGACAACAATGTCTAACACTCTTAATACCCCCATTATTGTTTTCACCAGAACAGGATCCATGGCTATTCTATTGAGCCATTATAGGCCTTACTCAACAATCTTTGCATTCACAAATGA AACAAGGATTAAGCAGAGGTTGGCACTTTATCATGGTGTTGTGCCTATATATATGCAATTTTCAAATGATGCAGAGGAGACCTTCTCTAGAGCCCTCAAGCTACTATTG AGTAAGGGTCATTTACACGAGGGACAGCATGTTACTCTTGTTCAAAGTGGAGCACAACCAATATGGCGTGAGGAATCCACTCACCACATACAAGTTCGTAAGGTTCATGAATAA
- the LOC114166398 gene encoding protein NRT1/ PTR FAMILY 7.3-like, producing MSCLESELCKERKFEEESEEVTLDGSVDLHGGPAIRAKSGRWVAGIIILLNQALATLAFFGMGVNLVLFLTRVVGQNNADAANNVSKWTGTVYIFSLVGAFLSDSYWGRYKTCAVFQVIFVIGLMSLSLSSYLFLLKPKGCGNEKIHCGKHSRLEMGMFYLSIYLVALGNGGYQPNIATFGADQFDEEHSKEGHSKVAFFSYFYLAFNIGQLFSNTILVYFEDEGMWALGFWLSAGSAFAALVLFLACTSRYRHFKPSGNPLSRFSQVVVAASRKSKVQMSSNGENLLHMNAKDTSTNGNRKILHTHGFKFLDRAAFISSRDLDDQKGTGYNPWRICPVSQVEEVKCILRLLPIWLCTIIYSVVFTQMASLFVEQGAAMKTTVSNFRIPPASMSSFDILSVAVFIFFYRRVLDPFVGKLKKTDSKGLTELQRMGVGLVIAVLAMVSAGLVECYRLKYAKQGCLHCNDTSTLSIFWQIPQYAFIGASEVFMYVGQLEFFNAQTPDGLKSFGSALCMTSISLGNYVSSLLVSVVMKISTEDHMPGWIPGNLNKGHLDRFYFLLAALTSIDLIAYIACAKWYKCIQLEEKSEENNESKV from the exons ATGTCTTGCTTAGAGTCTGAGCTCTGCAAAGAG AGAAAGTTTGAGGAAGAATCAGAAGAGGTTACTCTTGATGGAAGTGTTGATTTGCATGGTGGTCCTGCTATAAGAGCCAAATCTGGAAGATGGGTTGCTGGAATTATCATACTCT TGAATCAAGCTCTGGCAACCCTTGCATTCTTTGGGATGGGAGTGAACCTAGTGCTGTTTCTGACAAGGGTGGTAGGACAGAATAATGCTGATGCAGCTAACAATGTGAGCAAGTGGACCGGAACAGTTTACATCTTCTCTCTTGTGGGTGCTTTCCTCAGTGATTCTTATTGGGGAAGATATAAGACTTGCGCTGTCTTTCAGGTCATCTTTGTTATA GGTCTAATGTCCTTATCTCTGTCATCATACCTATTCTTACTTAAGCCTAAAGGTTGTGGGAATGAAAAAATTCATTGTGGAAAACATTCAAGATTGGAGATGGGAATGTTTTACCTCTCAATATATCTAGTTGCCTTGGGAAATGGAGGTTATCAACCAAATATTGCCACATTTGGAGCTGATCAGTTTGACGAGGAACACTCAAAGGAGGGTCACTCTAAGGTGGCCTTCTTTAGCTACTTCTACCTAGCTTTTAATATCGGCCAACTTTTCTCAAACACCATTCTGGTCTATTTCGAGGATGAAGGAATGTGGGCTCTTGGTTTCTGGCTGTCTGCAGGTTCTGCCTTTGCTGCACTGGTCTTGTTTCTTGCATGCACCTCCAGGTACAGACACTTCAAGCCCAGTGGCAACCCTCTTTCCAGGTTCAGCCAAGTCGTAGTGGCTGCATCAAGGAAATCCAAAGTTCAAATGTCATCAAACGGAGAGAACTTGCTTCACATGAATGCAAAGGACACTTCCACGAATGGCAACAGAAAGATTCTCCACACTCACGGGTTCAA GTTCTTGGACAGGGCAGCATTTATATCTTCAAGAGATCTAGATGACCAGAAAGGGACCGGTTACAACCCTTGGCGCATCTGTCCAGTAAGTCAAGTTGAAGAGGTGAAGTGCATACTGAGACTTCTTCCAATTTGGCTCTGCACCATAATATACTCTGTGGTTTTCACACAGATGGCTTCACTTTTTGTGGAGCAAGGCGCTGCCATGAAAACCACTGTCTCCAATTTCAGAATACCACCAGCTAGCATGTCCAGCTTTGATATACTAAGTGTGGcggttttcattttcttctacCGTCGAGTTCTTGATCCGTTTGTGGGAAAACTAAAAAAGACAGATTCCAAGGGACTTACAGAGCTTCAGAGAATGGGAGTTGGACTTGTTATAGCAGTACTGGCAATGGTTTCAGCTGGATTAGTTGAATGCTATAGACTTAAGTATGCAAAACAAGGATGCCTCCACTGCAATGACACAAGCACTTTAAGCATCTTCTGGCAGATCCCTCAGTACGCATTTATAGGAGCTTCTGAGGTTTTTATGTATGTAGGCCAGTTGGAATTCTTCAACGCTCAGACACCAGACGGCTTGAAGAGCTTCGGAAGTGCACTTTGCATGACATCCATTTCTCTTGGGAACTATGTGAGTAGTTTACTAGTTAGTGTGGTTATGAAGATATCCACCGAAGATCACATGCCAGGGTGGATCCCTGGAAACCTCAATAAAGGTCACTTGGATAGGTTTTACTTCCTCTTAGCTGCCTTGACGTCCATAGATTTGATTGCCTATATTGCATGTGCAAAATGGTACAAGTGCATACAGCTAGAggagaaaagtgaagaaaataatgaGTCAAAAGTATAA